In Fimbriimonadaceae bacterium, the following are encoded in one genomic region:
- a CDS encoding thioredoxin family protein gives MLWNSLRTHLALLALVLVPALAGAQDAPKVELKLSKAKAAPGAEVKGTVVITFAPGLHGYQNPPSQDYQLPVVVKGDAGTVFSSVKYPAGHDEEVGGERAKVYSGRTEVQVVFKAPAKVGAAKVSVAVDYQQCDANNCFAPGTVKASAPFTVEVTEVAAPPKGGDTPPKGSSLGQPDKPPVSDTAPVKTDPDTATVGSAPTPPPVQPADPDQTSGNDPVAPPAGSVTAPQPSPPQEDLAAAQAPEPVTEGGLAGLLQQSFRNKNYVILFGLLLLIGLAVNLTPCVYPLIPVTIGFFSNQAGDSKAARLQLGLMYMLGIALTYGLTGGIAAAAGASFGALFTQTWFLVFLGALMIVLALSMFDLYQLTLPPFVTKHLRGRSGPVGALIMGLLVGVAAAPCAGPLIAAVFTEAAKLRDTTLAVLMFTTVGLGIGIPYLVLGTATSGAKALPKAGGWMKTVKVLLGLIVIGVGLNYLMQAFERNLQPEAVTWIWVAFYVGSAVYLFAFDRESPTRFILGLKGAAILGFGLLGGMAWQEGVHSAMQAELSRLGGGGSLSEIQWQPFTFEAFEQAKKQNKVIVVDGSANWCAECKVIEKNVFEKPEAIQAMKDVIALRIDWSTGVDPEYQKQTQKMFDIVGLPHIVFHKPGGERSEIKTHLSNAQELKDALRRAGAGI, from the coding sequence ATGCTTTGGAATAGCCTTCGCACCCACCTCGCCCTTCTTGCGCTCGTCCTGGTGCCCGCGCTCGCTGGCGCGCAGGACGCGCCCAAGGTCGAACTCAAGCTCTCCAAGGCCAAAGCCGCACCCGGTGCGGAGGTCAAAGGCACGGTCGTCATCACGTTCGCGCCTGGGCTCCACGGGTATCAGAACCCCCCGTCGCAGGACTACCAACTGCCCGTCGTGGTGAAAGGCGACGCCGGAACCGTCTTCTCCTCGGTCAAGTACCCCGCGGGCCACGACGAGGAGGTGGGAGGCGAAAGGGCCAAGGTCTACTCGGGCCGAACCGAGGTCCAGGTCGTGTTCAAGGCGCCGGCCAAGGTGGGCGCGGCAAAGGTTTCGGTCGCCGTGGACTACCAGCAGTGCGACGCGAACAACTGCTTTGCGCCCGGCACCGTGAAGGCGTCGGCGCCGTTCACGGTCGAGGTGACCGAGGTGGCAGCTCCGCCAAAAGGCGGGGACACCCCTCCCAAGGGTTCCAGTCTTGGCCAACCTGACAAACCGCCCGTCTCCGACACGGCCCCGGTCAAAACCGATCCCGACACTGCGACGGTCGGAAGCGCTCCGACGCCTCCCCCGGTTCAGCCTGCCGACCCGGACCAAACGTCGGGAAATGACCCGGTGGCGCCTCCCGCGGGTTCGGTCACGGCCCCTCAACCCAGCCCCCCGCAGGAAGATCTGGCGGCAGCGCAGGCACCGGAGCCGGTGACCGAGGGCGGCCTCGCCGGTCTTCTCCAGCAGAGTTTCCGGAACAAGAACTACGTGATCTTGTTCGGCCTCCTGCTCCTGATCGGGTTGGCCGTCAACCTCACCCCGTGCGTCTACCCGCTGATCCCCGTCACGATCGGTTTCTTCTCGAACCAGGCGGGCGACAGCAAGGCTGCGCGCCTGCAACTGGGGCTGATGTACATGCTGGGTATCGCGCTGACCTACGGCCTGACCGGCGGCATCGCCGCCGCGGCGGGCGCCAGCTTTGGAGCGCTGTTCACGCAAACGTGGTTCCTGGTCTTCTTGGGCGCACTCATGATCGTGCTGGCCCTCTCGATGTTCGATCTCTATCAGCTGACCCTGCCTCCGTTCGTCACCAAACACCTCCGAGGGAGGAGCGGACCGGTGGGCGCGTTGATCATGGGGCTGCTGGTCGGCGTGGCCGCGGCACCGTGCGCCGGTCCCCTGATCGCGGCGGTCTTCACCGAGGCCGCGAAACTGCGCGACACCACGTTGGCGGTGCTCATGTTCACGACCGTGGGCCTCGGCATTGGCATTCCCTATCTCGTGCTCGGCACGGCGACCAGCGGCGCGAAGGCCCTTCCCAAGGCGGGCGGGTGGATGAAGACCGTCAAGGTGCTGCTCGGACTGATCGTCATCGGCGTGGGTCTCAACTACCTGATGCAGGCGTTTGAGAGGAACTTGCAGCCGGAGGCCGTCACCTGGATTTGGGTCGCATTCTACGTCGGGTCGGCGGTTTACCTGTTCGCCTTCGACAGGGAGAGCCCCACCCGCTTCATCCTGGGCCTCAAAGGGGCGGCGATTCTGGGGTTCGGACTCTTGGGCGGCATGGCGTGGCAGGAGGGCGTCCACTCGGCCATGCAGGCGGAGCTCTCGAGGTTGGGAGGCGGCGGCTCGCTGTCCGAGATCCAGTGGCAGCCCTTCACGTTCGAGGCGTTCGAGCAAGCCAAGAAGCAAAACAAGGTCATCGTCGTGGATGGCAGCGCCAACTGGTGCGCGGAGTGCAAGGTGATCGAGAAGAACGTCTTCGAGAAACCCGAGGCGATCCAAGCCATGAAGGACGTC
- the sdhB gene encoding succinate dehydrogenase iron-sulfur subunit — protein MANTIRLKIQRRKDADAAPYWESFEIPYRENLNVISALMEVRKNPVNTEGQLVEPVTWEAACLEEVCGACSMNINGGVRQACTALIDDVGLVEGDALVVELRPMTKFPLVRDLLVDRSRMFEGLKKVKGWVPIDGSFDRGMAPPQDDHVRHIRYALSRCMSCGCCLEACPQVNERSSFVGPAAIGSTLLFNLHPVGQTLEDERLEFMTGEEGITNCGNAQNCVKVCPKEVPLTYAIARINRDTTKYKLRKWFGMMG, from the coding sequence ATGGCGAACACGATCCGACTGAAAATCCAGCGCCGAAAGGACGCTGACGCCGCCCCTTATTGGGAGTCGTTCGAGATTCCCTACCGCGAGAACCTCAACGTGATCTCCGCGTTGATGGAAGTCCGCAAGAATCCCGTCAACACCGAGGGACAACTCGTCGAACCGGTCACGTGGGAAGCGGCATGCCTCGAAGAGGTGTGTGGGGCCTGCTCGATGAACATCAACGGCGGTGTGCGCCAGGCGTGCACGGCGTTGATCGACGACGTCGGTTTGGTAGAGGGAGACGCCTTGGTCGTCGAGCTCCGGCCGATGACCAAGTTTCCGCTCGTGCGCGACTTGCTGGTGGATCGATCCCGGATGTTCGAGGGGCTGAAGAAGGTCAAAGGCTGGGTCCCCATCGACGGTTCTTTCGACCGCGGCATGGCGCCGCCGCAAGACGACCACGTGCGCCACATTCGCTACGCTTTGTCGCGTTGCATGTCCTGTGGTTGCTGTTTGGAGGCTTGTCCGCAGGTCAACGAACGCTCCTCGTTCGTCGGCCCGGCGGCGATCGGATCGACGCTTCTTTTCAACCTCCATCCCGTGGGCCAGACCCTCGAGGACGAGCGCTTGGAATTCATGACGGGCGAAGAGGGCATCACCAACTGCGGCAACGCCCAGAACTGCGTGAAGGTCTGTCCCAAGGAAGTTCCCCTGACCTACGCGATCGCCCGGATCAACCGAGACACGACGAAGTACAAGCTCCGCAAGTGGTTCGGGATGATGGGTTGA
- a CDS encoding prepilin-type N-terminal cleavage/methylation domain-containing protein: MYSKRAFTLIELLVVIAIIAILAAILFPVFAQAKEAAKKISCLSNLKQNGTAVAMYTTDYDGVYPQSAYSLDQIQGIIVPGTGARVFAMYDAIMPYTKNIDIYKCPSDPEAIKWKQILASIGLQNAGAAGGNITIASLAPNFALFEDPGVPPNLFGADPTISEGQLEFPVDTVMFYDSHYVGAGVLNPDAPAGSPYRTPAGPFDRTNFPGFARHSEVLNANFTDTHAKSLKRNAVIPGTAPDPYYSGASAVQVYNLPYDLNGIPSLIAEPRA, translated from the coding sequence ATGTATTCCAAGCGTGCGTTCACTCTCATCGAACTCTTGGTCGTCATCGCGATCATCGCGATCCTTGCGGCCATCCTCTTCCCCGTCTTCGCGCAGGCAAAGGAAGCTGCCAAGAAGATCTCCTGCCTCAGCAACCTGAAGCAGAACGGCACGGCCGTCGCGATGTACACGACCGATTACGACGGCGTCTACCCCCAGAGCGCCTACTCTTTGGACCAGATTCAGGGGATCATCGTCCCTGGAACCGGGGCGCGCGTTTTCGCCATGTACGACGCGATCATGCCCTACACCAAGAACATCGACATCTACAAGTGTCCCTCGGACCCGGAAGCGATCAAGTGGAAGCAGATTCTTGCCTCAATCGGACTTCAGAACGCGGGTGCGGCCGGAGGGAACATCACCATCGCGAGCCTCGCCCCGAACTTCGCGCTCTTTGAGGATCCGGGCGTTCCGCCGAACCTGTTCGGGGCCGACCCGACGATCAGCGAGGGGCAACTCGAATTCCCCGTCGACACGGTCATGTTCTACGACTCCCATTACGTGGGCGCGGGCGTGCTGAATCCGGATGCTCCGGCCGGCAGCCCCTATCGCACCCCCGCGGGGCCGTTCGACCGCACGAACTTCCCCGGTTTCGCCCGCCACTCCGAGGTGCTCAACGCCAACTTCACGGACACCCATGCGAAGTCGCTCAAGCGAAACGCGGTCATTCCGGGCACGGCCCCCGATCCGTACTACAGCGGCGCCTCCGCGGTCCAGGTCTACAACCTCCCGTACGACCTGAACGGCATTCCGAGTCTGATCGCCGAGCCGAGGGCCTAA
- a CDS encoding WecB/TagA/CpsF family glycosyltransferase has protein sequence MLIQSKRGEAPRVSILGIPVDRVTMDEAVARIEGYLAVDRPHMVVTADSSGIVAAQSDVEFREILLRADLVTPDSVGILWAAKRSGAPIAGRVSGVDLLDSLCGRSADRGYRVFLLGSSPGVAEMAAERLRLRHPGCLIVGTRHGYFPPESDEVVAREVAQSQPDLVFVAMGIPRQEKFIASTLHLMGARVAMGVGGSLDVFSGRVRRAPKLFQTLRLEWLWRLMLNPRKYQKVLSLPRFVWMVLRDR, from the coding sequence ATGTTGATCCAGTCGAAGCGTGGCGAGGCCCCGCGCGTTTCCATCCTTGGCATACCAGTGGACCGCGTCACGATGGACGAGGCCGTGGCGCGCATCGAGGGCTATCTGGCCGTCGATCGGCCCCACATGGTGGTGACCGCCGATTCCAGCGGCATCGTGGCGGCCCAGTCCGACGTGGAGTTCCGCGAGATCCTCCTAAGAGCCGATCTGGTCACACCCGACAGCGTCGGCATCCTCTGGGCGGCGAAGCGCTCTGGCGCGCCGATCGCGGGACGCGTCAGCGGCGTTGATCTGCTGGACTCGTTGTGCGGGCGCAGTGCGGACCGGGGGTATCGCGTCTTCCTGCTCGGCTCGTCTCCGGGAGTCGCCGAGATGGCGGCCGAGCGCCTGCGCCTGCGCCATCCAGGCTGCCTGATCGTGGGGACCCGGCACGGCTATTTTCCACCTGAGAGCGATGAGGTCGTGGCGCGCGAAGTCGCCCAATCACAACCCGATCTCGTGTTCGTTGCCATGGGCATCCCGCGGCAGGAGAAGTTCATCGCCTCCACCCTCCACCTGATGGGTGCGCGGGTGGCAATGGGGGTTGGTGGTTCGCTCGACGTCTTCAGCGGGCGCGTTCGCCGTGCGCCGAAATTGTTTCAGACGCTGCGACTCGAATGGCTGTGGAGGCTCATGCTCAACCCGCGCAAGTACCAGAAGGTGTTGAGCCTTCCCCGATTCGTTTGGATGGTGTTGCGCGACCGATGA
- a CDS encoding cob(I)yrinic acid a,c-diamide adenosyltransferase, whose amino-acid sequence MKIYTKGGDAGETGLLGGGRIPKSSARIDAIGSVDEANAALGLCRSSAGDSSLRAEIESIQEWLFDLGARLANPNPPDDRALVAPAASLESSIDRQEEELAPLRQFILPGGSPFASHLHLARTLIRRAERAVLNLARESEVHDDSLIFLNRLSDWAFVAARTANREANVEDIKWTGKHRSSS is encoded by the coding sequence ATGAAGATCTACACCAAGGGAGGAGATGCCGGCGAGACCGGATTGCTCGGCGGGGGGAGGATTCCGAAGAGCAGCGCCCGGATCGACGCGATTGGAAGCGTCGACGAGGCGAACGCGGCGTTGGGTCTGTGCCGTTCGTCGGCGGGCGACTCCTCGCTCCGCGCCGAGATCGAGTCGATCCAGGAGTGGCTCTTCGACCTGGGCGCGCGCCTGGCCAACCCCAATCCGCCGGACGACAGGGCCCTGGTCGCTCCCGCGGCTTCGCTCGAATCGTCGATCGACCGACAGGAGGAGGAGCTGGCTCCGCTGCGCCAGTTCATCCTTCCCGGCGGCAGCCCGTTCGCATCGCACCTCCACCTGGCGCGCACCTTGATCCGTCGAGCCGAGCGCGCGGTGTTGAATCTCGCGCGCGAATCCGAAGTGCACGACGATTCGCTGATCTTCCTGAACCGTCTTTCTGATTGGGCATTCGTCGCAGCCCGCACCGCAAACCGCGAAGCGAACGTCGAGGATATCAAATGGACCGGAAAACACCGCTCGTCATCATGA
- a CDS encoding ferrous iron transport protein A — protein MIGVAKGMRFSEVRQGMRARVVRVHSSSPEVRRLEEMGLTVGTEFTVVKVAPFGDPVEIDLRGYRLCLRRRESADFEIELVE, from the coding sequence ATGATCGGGGTCGCCAAAGGCATGCGCTTTTCAGAGGTTCGACAGGGGATGCGCGCACGGGTCGTGAGAGTCCATTCGAGTTCGCCCGAAGTGCGGCGTCTTGAAGAGATGGGCTTGACCGTTGGCACCGAATTCACCGTGGTCAAGGTCGCCCCCTTCGGCGATCCTGTCGAAATCGACCTCCGCGGGTACCGACTCTGTCTGCGGCGCAGGGAATCGGCCGACTTCGAGATCGAGCTCGTGGAGTAG
- the feoB gene encoding ferrous iron transport protein B gives MAIVGNPNAGKTSLFNGLTGSFQKVGNYPGVTVEKVVGSLRLGDRSVECIDVPGLYSLEPVSQDEEVAVAVLKGLSPGTPAPDLLLCVLDAGNLERNLFFFGQLAEAGYPMVVALTMTDILARRGQAIDTAKLANLLGVEVVPVISHKGIGLVELREAIERGLDTPRRANVEFEYPIGIETKVAALCERLARAGMDAPKAAVRKALLAPQPESDEEGYPLELRSAFAEAREELEAEGLLPPKIESSSRYGWAQMVQRAVVTQSSPARPSTSHRLDWFLTHRVFGLAAFACIMCVVFLSIYTLAAPLMDVMTAAFDQLAAWIRPPLEGAPVVQSLLADGLIGGVGTMLTFLPQICILFFFIAALEGTGYLARAAFLMDRLLGWCGLNGRAFIPLLSSFACAIPGIMSARVMPDPKSRLATILVAPLMSCSARLPIYLLLIGAFIEPQFGPIWAGIALFGMHLVGLVVAIPVVFVLNRGVLRGKRLPFLLELPPYQWPKWRDVWLSVYFRGKAFVQTAGTIIVVLSVVIWALSYFPRSETDLKAYEARLTAEHPEATPQGIQHSVDEYALAHSFLGRFGKTIEPVFEPAGFDWRISTAILAAFPAREVVVASLGILFNLGGDVDEASGDLRSALQSARWPDGRPLVTPWTAVGLMVFFALCCQCMATLATVKRETNSWKWAAFMFTYMTVLAYLSAVGIHQLGRLF, from the coding sequence GTGGCAATCGTTGGCAATCCCAACGCGGGAAAGACCAGCCTCTTCAACGGCCTGACGGGTTCCTTCCAGAAGGTGGGGAACTACCCGGGTGTGACCGTCGAGAAGGTCGTGGGCTCTCTGCGCCTGGGCGACCGGTCAGTCGAGTGCATCGACGTTCCCGGCCTCTACAGCCTGGAACCCGTTTCCCAGGACGAAGAGGTTGCCGTGGCGGTCCTCAAAGGCCTCTCGCCAGGCACTCCGGCACCCGATCTGCTCCTTTGCGTGCTCGATGCGGGCAATCTCGAGCGCAATCTGTTCTTCTTCGGGCAATTGGCTGAGGCCGGTTACCCGATGGTGGTCGCCCTCACGATGACCGACATCCTGGCGCGTCGGGGTCAAGCGATCGATACGGCCAAGCTGGCGAATCTCCTTGGGGTCGAGGTGGTTCCCGTAATCAGCCATAAGGGAATCGGCCTGGTCGAACTTCGGGAGGCGATCGAGCGCGGTCTGGACACCCCCCGCCGGGCAAACGTCGAATTCGAGTACCCGATCGGCATCGAAACGAAGGTCGCGGCACTTTGCGAACGCCTCGCGCGAGCCGGCATGGACGCCCCCAAGGCGGCCGTGAGGAAGGCGTTGCTGGCCCCTCAACCGGAATCCGACGAGGAGGGATATCCCCTGGAACTCCGGTCCGCGTTCGCGGAGGCGCGCGAGGAGCTGGAGGCCGAGGGACTCTTGCCGCCGAAGATCGAATCGTCGAGTCGCTACGGCTGGGCCCAGATGGTCCAGCGCGCGGTGGTCACCCAATCTTCGCCTGCGCGCCCATCGACCTCGCACCGTCTGGACTGGTTTCTCACGCACCGCGTCTTCGGCCTGGCCGCCTTCGCCTGCATCATGTGCGTGGTCTTCTTGTCCATCTACACCTTGGCCGCGCCGCTGATGGACGTGATGACCGCCGCCTTCGACCAGTTGGCCGCCTGGATCCGTCCACCCCTCGAAGGCGCGCCGGTCGTTCAATCCCTGCTCGCCGACGGGCTCATCGGCGGCGTGGGCACGATGCTGACGTTCCTGCCCCAGATCTGCATCCTTTTCTTCTTCATCGCCGCGCTCGAAGGCACCGGCTATCTCGCCCGTGCGGCCTTCTTGATGGACCGGCTCCTCGGCTGGTGCGGGTTGAACGGACGGGCGTTCATTCCGCTGCTGTCCAGCTTCGCATGCGCCATTCCCGGCATCATGTCCGCGCGCGTCATGCCCGATCCCAAGAGCCGTTTGGCGACCATTCTCGTGGCGCCGCTGATGAGCTGTTCGGCAAGGCTCCCGATCTATCTCCTGCTGATCGGGGCGTTCATCGAACCGCAGTTCGGTCCAATATGGGCGGGCATCGCCCTCTTCGGCATGCACCTGGTGGGCCTGGTGGTCGCCATCCCCGTCGTGTTCGTGCTGAATCGAGGCGTCTTGCGCGGGAAGCGCCTTCCATTCCTGCTTGAGCTGCCCCCGTATCAGTGGCCGAAGTGGCGAGACGTGTGGCTGAGCGTCTACTTCCGCGGCAAGGCGTTCGTCCAAACGGCCGGCACCATCATCGTCGTCCTCAGCGTGGTCATCTGGGCCCTGTCGTACTTTCCCCGGTCCGAAACCGACCTGAAGGCGTACGAAGCGAGGCTCACGGCGGAGCATCCGGAGGCGACGCCGCAAGGCATCCAGCATTCGGTGGACGAGTATGCCCTCGCCCACTCGTTCCTCGGGCGGTTCGGCAAGACGATCGAGCCCGTGTTCGAGCCGGCAGGTTTCGATTGGCGCATTTCCACCGCCATCCTGGCGGCGTTTCCGGCCAGGGAAGTGGTCGTCGCCTCTCTGGGAATCCTCTTCAATCTCGGAGGCGACGTCGATGAGGCGTCCGGCGATCTCCGCTCGGCGCTTCAGTCCGCCAGGTGGCCCGACGGCCGTCCGCTCGTCACGCCCTGGACGGCCGTCGGACTGATGGTGTTCTTCGCCCTATGCTGCCAATGTATGGCCACCCTCGCCACCGTCAAGCGGGAGACGAACAGTTGGAAGTGGGCCGCGTTCATGTTCACGTACATGACCGTGCTCGCCTACCTGTCGGCGGTGGGCATCCACCAACTGGGACGACTGTTCTAG
- a CDS encoding amidase gives MFGPYSTIAALQQALERKQVSSVEMTRDYLRRLETLGRAHNAVAEITEERAIAQAKAADARRAGGERGPLLGIPFGVKDLLATKGIPTRWGSPGHDDQVFDFDATPVAKLQEAGGVLVAKLSMVELAGGGNYMVPDASASGPGICAWDRSRWAGGSSTGSGAATALGCVGYSLGSETSGSITCPSAFNGVTGLRPTYGRVSRYGAMALCWTLDKIGPLARSAEDCATVLQAIAGPDPHDPSTLSQKLALGMRGRRPRIGLLKESFEANDAQACEKAYADALSVFRSLGYETVDVAYPDLPYGLAVGLIVDAEGASAHEHFIRGPRLNQLRDPHQVAGFAASLETKAVDYLWAMRLRTEALKANTVWDQCDCIFTPVFYHAAVPLSEGFEKSFEKMGGDGGPANLLGWPAAAFPIGFEDGAPLGGQIIAPAMRENVCIRVARDFQRATDWHTRRPPEMGPT, from the coding sequence ATGTTTGGCCCCTACTCGACGATCGCCGCACTGCAGCAGGCGCTCGAACGCAAGCAGGTCTCCTCGGTGGAGATGACGCGGGACTATCTGCGGCGACTCGAGACCCTCGGCCGCGCCCACAACGCCGTGGCGGAGATCACGGAAGAGCGCGCGATCGCTCAGGCCAAGGCAGCCGACGCCCGCCGGGCGGGAGGAGAGCGCGGGCCCTTGTTGGGAATCCCGTTCGGCGTCAAGGATCTCCTAGCCACCAAGGGAATCCCGACGAGGTGGGGATCGCCGGGGCACGACGACCAGGTGTTCGATTTCGACGCAACGCCGGTCGCGAAGCTGCAGGAGGCGGGGGGCGTGCTCGTGGCCAAGTTGTCGATGGTCGAGCTTGCGGGTGGCGGCAACTACATGGTTCCCGATGCGAGCGCCTCCGGCCCCGGCATCTGCGCCTGGGACCGAAGCCGCTGGGCCGGTGGATCCTCGACCGGCTCGGGCGCCGCGACCGCCCTGGGCTGCGTGGGCTACAGCCTTGGGAGCGAGACCAGCGGGAGCATCACCTGTCCCAGCGCGTTCAATGGGGTCACCGGCCTCCGGCCCACGTATGGCCGTGTCAGCCGCTATGGAGCGATGGCGCTCTGCTGGACGCTCGACAAGATCGGACCGCTGGCCCGTTCGGCGGAGGATTGCGCGACCGTTCTGCAGGCCATTGCGGGCCCCGACCCGCACGATCCCAGCACCCTGAGCCAGAAGTTGGCCCTCGGCATGCGGGGACGACGTCCCCGGATCGGCCTGTTGAAAGAGTCATTCGAAGCCAACGACGCCCAGGCGTGCGAGAAGGCCTATGCCGACGCGCTGTCCGTGTTCAGGAGCCTGGGATACGAGACGGTCGACGTCGCTTACCCCGACCTGCCCTATGGCCTCGCGGTCGGCCTCATCGTCGATGCGGAGGGAGCGAGCGCCCACGAGCATTTCATCCGCGGCCCGAGGCTCAACCAGTTGAGGGACCCCCACCAGGTGGCAGGATTCGCGGCCTCGCTGGAGACCAAGGCCGTGGACTACCTTTGGGCCATGCGCCTTCGGACGGAGGCTTTGAAGGCGAACACCGTGTGGGACCAGTGCGACTGCATCTTCACGCCGGTCTTTTACCACGCGGCGGTGCCGCTCTCGGAGGGCTTCGAGAAATCCTTCGAGAAGATGGGCGGCGACGGCGGTCCGGCGAACCTCTTGGGTTGGCCTGCGGCCGCGTTTCCGATCGGTTTTGAGGATGGCGCGCCTCTGGGGGGGCAGATCATCGCCCCCGCAATGAGGGAGAATGTCTGCATCCGAGTCGCACGGGACTTCCAACGCGCGACCGACTGGCACACACGGCGCCCTCCCGAAATGGGCCCAACCTAG
- the rsmG gene encoding 16S rRNA (guanine(527)-N(7))-methyltransferase RsmG, with product MIRAPEVVEALARFEEALYRANEVMNLTRVPRGEFMTRHVADSLLVAEFADRGASVLDIGTGAGFPAWPLAAVRPDLQVTALDSSGKATRFLEQLPLPNLTVVNARAEAWGVRDRFDLVTGRAVAPLALQLELSAAPCRVGGIVLPMRTPAEREEAERVPVKRLGLTLESLEERAVPGTDVTRLLPVYRKVEATAQTYPRPWAEMRRKPL from the coding sequence TTGATCCGCGCCCCCGAGGTCGTCGAGGCCCTGGCGCGGTTCGAGGAGGCCCTTTACCGAGCCAACGAGGTCATGAACCTCACCCGGGTGCCTCGCGGGGAGTTCATGACCCGCCACGTCGCAGATTCGCTGCTCGTCGCCGAGTTCGCGGATCGCGGGGCCTCGGTGCTCGACATCGGAACGGGGGCGGGTTTCCCCGCTTGGCCCTTGGCGGCGGTGCGTCCGGACCTTCAGGTCACCGCGCTCGACTCGTCGGGGAAGGCCACGCGGTTCCTGGAACAGCTTCCGCTACCCAATCTGACCGTGGTGAACGCACGGGCCGAAGCGTGGGGAGTGCGCGACCGATTCGACCTCGTCACCGGCCGAGCGGTCGCTCCTCTCGCCCTCCAACTCGAACTGAGCGCGGCGCCTTGCCGGGTGGGCGGGATCGTCCTTCCGATGCGGACTCCGGCCGAAAGGGAAGAGGCCGAGCGCGTTCCCGTCAAGAGGCTCGGGCTCACCCTCGAGTCCCTGGAGGAGCGCGCCGTCCCGGGGACCGACGTGACTCGGTTGCTGCCGGTGTACAGGAAGGTGGAGGCGACGGCACAAACCTACCCGCGCCCGTGGGCGGAAATGCGTCGCAAACCGCTCTAG
- a CDS encoding twin-arginine translocase TatA/TatE family subunit yields MFGLGGQELLIVLVIVLVLFGGKKIPELLRGVGKGVGELQKGLHEGRNVIEKSYQEELHAKENEAERAKPADTADTSNQPG; encoded by the coding sequence ATGTTCGGATTAGGCGGCCAGGAACTTCTCATCGTCCTCGTAATCGTTCTTGTACTCTTCGGAGGCAAGAAGATTCCCGAGTTGCTTCGCGGCGTCGGAAAGGGTGTCGGCGAGCTTCAAAAGGGCCTTCACGAAGGGCGGAACGTCATCGAGAAGTCCTACCAGGAAGAACTCCACGCAAAGGAGAACGAGGCCGAAAGGGCCAAGCCGGCCGACACGGCGGACACGTCCAACCAACCGGGTTAA